From a region of the Helicoverpa armigera isolate CAAS_96S chromosome 14, ASM3070526v1, whole genome shotgun sequence genome:
- the LOC110380052 gene encoding uncharacterized protein LOC110380052, producing MNFQTTIFQTPLRVMIINPLIPASQLTITKMLKGVIFGKNQLIDLILLVYANETQPAEELAHELISCAFPGYNSVKVTSDLPRLSDADVFCFMTNFANPNSFDWENMDSTEQFDNLYLIVKIASNFAKPYTEEEPQTNPKKKPVVPPQKPVKPLIVADGLLVIDIIHILAPNIPTDMLFCSTSLRSIAKIVLSDYLKVRCWDINHSYVWAANDLVFHAEIEMPFLKDDIISKEAKCDWNAISQEKFEELKLEHFNFNASWMKIEFIERMLASSSTNPYGCIFKACEMSKTMHSIWKPRLLEEATAPNISLGVISDGSLGTVRGLPYVLPLIIQKDSWSVDQMFEETSHLRHEIKRINKAAIEHHQKLVPYVRKFLQDNIIKQEFIPRDLDSESDSSSYSPTVASSET from the exons ATGAATTTTCAAACGACAATATTTCAAACTCCCCTAAGAGTTATGATTATAAACCCGCTCATACCAGCGTCACAGTTAACTATTACCAAAATGTTGAAAGGGGTAATTTTTGGCAAGAACCAATTAATTGATTTGATATTGTTGGTATACGCAAATGAGACGCAGCCAGCAGAGGAACTAGCACATGAGTTAATTTCCTGTGCTTTTCCAGGTTATAATTCAGTTAAAGTAACTTCAGACTTGCCTCG TTTATCAGATGCTGACGTGTTTTGTTTCATGACTAATTTTGCAAATCCGAATTCCTTTGATTGGGAAAATATGGATTCTACTGAGCAGTttgataatttatatttgataGTCAAAATTGCTTCTAATTTTGCGAAGCCATACACCGAAGAGGAACCACAGACAAACCCTAAGAAAAAGCCAGTAGTGCCACCTCAGAAACCTGTGAAACCTTTAATAGTTGCTGACGGATTGCTAGTTATCGATATCATACACATACTAGCTCCCAATATACCTACTGATATGTTGTTCTGTAGTACATCGCTGAGATCTATCGCAAAAATTGTATTGAGTGACTACCTCAAG GTTCGTTGTTGGGATATCAACCATAGTTATGTTTGGGCTGCAAACGATTTAGTATTCCATGCTGAAATCGAAATGCCTTTTCTCAAGGATGATATAATAAGTAAAGAAGCCAAGTGTGATTGGAATGCCATATCCCAGGAAAAATTTGAAGAACTTAAGTTGGAGCATTTTAACTTCAATGCCTCGTGGATGAAGATAGAATTTATCGAGAGG ATGCTTGCTTCATCATCGACAAATCCATATGGATGCATCTTTAAAGCATGCGAAATGTCAAAGACTATGCATTCTATTTGGAAACCACGATTATTAGAGGAAGCAACTGCTCCCAATATTAGTTTGGGTGTCATAAGTGATGGTTCTTTAGGAACTGTCAGAG GATTGCCCTACGTCCTACCGCTAATAATACAGAAAGACTCTTGGAGTGTTGATCAAATGTTCGAAGAAACAAGCCATTTGAGACACGAAATAAAGAGAATCAATAAGGCTGCGATAGAACATCACCAAAAA CTGGTTCCTTACGTAAGGAAGTTTCTGCAAGACAATATCATTAAGCAAGAATTTATCCCAAGAGATCTGGACAGTGAAAGTGATAGCAGCAGCTATTCGCCTACTGTAGCCAGCAGCGAAACCTAA